The genomic stretch CCTTCTTTTAATtagtcttctttcttcttcttaggTCAAGGAtagtcttctttcttcttcttaggTCAAGGACTAGCTGTCCTAAAGCTTAAATCTAAAGCCCCGTGAAAAGCTAGTTGTTTCAGCTCAAATGAAGGTCAGTCtcttaaaaagaaaataaatgtaCTCCTCCTATTTTAGTTTATGCAAGGTTTTCGCTTTTCGAAAGTTAATTTGATTTTAATCTATAAATTTAAATTGAATTAGATTAACGCGATATTTTAAAGTTAATATTTAGATATTTGAAAATTATATGAAAAATACTATAATTAGTTGCAATATTTCTTATGTCAATATGTTGTATATATTAGTCAAAGTTTGCATAGTTTGAATCTCGAAAAATGATTAAAGTTCACATAAATTATAACGTCGGAGTAGTAGTTAGTAGATTTTTCATCACTACTACTAACTAGTTTTTTCTACCTTAAGAGGTTTAAATAATTATATGTTGAGGTTCATGACTTAAGAGCTGAATATTGTAAAGATAAAAGCAGTGTCCCTATtctcttagtttttttttttttttttttttttggggggggggtctCATTTCTTTAAATGTTGTAGTTTTTTGGGGAACTTACTGATTTTTGTGGCTATGGTTTTGACTGTTTTTCTACAGTATAACACAGAGCTGTGGAGCTGAGAAGAGTTCTGAACAAATACACAGTCCTTTGTTTCGAAAGCCTGCAAAAAAGAAGAAGCACTATCTGTAGCTGAACGTGATATATCAAAACGCAAAAAACGCCTTTTTACACAAAACACATAGTATTATTTCCTTTCTCTTTAAATGTGTGTATATTCATTAGTACTTATTATTAAAGCCAAAGTACTGTTGTAATCATGATCAATGCAAAGGACATCCAAAACCCACGTCTATATACAGTCCCCCAACTTACACCCCCTTACACCAGctcatatttttctctttttcttcatttctaAACCCTAAATCCCAAATCCACACATAAAAAAAAAACCCTATAGTCCTACTTAATTATTCTCAAGAAACTACTTTTGTGAGgtagggttttcttgattttgaaaaaaaaatttgtttGAGAAAAGGCATGAAAGTTGTAGTATGGAGATTGAGGAGATTCAAACTCAAGACTGTAAATTTCCAAGAATCAGCTACCaagatgaagaagatgatatagGAGAAGTTAAAAAGAGTAGTTTTGGTGATATTGGTAAACTTTATGGGTGGCCGTCATCAAGAATTGTTAGAGTATCTCGTGCATCAGGAGGGAAAGATAGGCATAGTAAGGTTTGGACTTCTAAAGGGTTAAGAGATAGGCGTGTTCGCCTTTCTGTTAATACAGCTATACAGTTCTATGATTTGCAAGACCGGCTTGGCTGTGATCAGCCGAGTAAGGCTGTGGAGTGGCTTCTGAAAGCAGCCGCTCCTTCTATTGCTGAGCTGCCGCCTCTTGAGGGGTTTCCAGATGCACAGCAGCTCAGTGATGAGAAAAGGTCAAGTGCTGGGGTTGAGCCGGGTTTTGATTCAGCTGATGTTGAAATGGATGATGATGACCCGAATTACCaccagcaacagcaacaacaacaaccttgtAGTAGCAATTCTGAGACCAGCAAAGGTTCTGGATTGTCACTTTCTCGGTCCGAAAGTCGGATCAAGGCAAGGGAACGAGCAAAGGAAAGGGCGGTggagaaggaaaaagagaaagaaaatgagtCTTCTATTGTTGCTCATCATCACCAAAATATGCACCATAGCTCTTCTTTCACCGAGCTATTGGCAGGCGGTatgaacaacaataacaacaacagcagcaacaatAACAGTAACACCAGTCCTATTCACCAAAACACGGCGAGGCAATGGTCTACTAATCCCTTGGAATACTTTACCTCGGGACTATTAGGCCCATCATCTACTCGTGCAATCGACAACTCTACTGGCTTCTCGGGTCAAGTTTATTTGGGAAATCCTCTACAGCCATTAATAGCTGTGTCTTCGCCAATGTTTAGTATTTCGGGGGACCATCAACCCGAGCTGCAGCATTTCCCCTTTGGCGGTAACAACCTAGCCCCGGTTGTGACCGCCAATGGGGAAAGCAATAGCCACAGCAATACCAGTAACGAGTACAATTTGAACTTCAGCATTTCTAGGGGGACCCTTCAGTCCAATTCTTCTTCTACTTCACCATCTATTTTGCCTCATCACTTCCAGAGGTTTTCTCCTATAGATGGATCACAAAATTTATTTCTTGGAACTACAATGgcaactgctgctgctgctcctaATGCTGCTGCATTATATGATGCTCCTTTACAGCTCTTCTATGGCAATGGCTATGACCATTCAGAtcagaaaggaaaaggaaagaactAACTTCATTAAAAAGCTAGTGCCTTTACTGCCCCATCTTCATCTAAGGTAAATATATCAGTTCTTGAACTCTATTCACCTTCTAAAAAAAGACTCcatttttttgaatattttttcttTGAATAAAACTTTAGAATGTGGTCTTGTAACTGGTAAACGTGATTAGAATAATTTCTTATAGAAGTGCGTACGACGAGAGCAAGACCTTAGTGCATAGTTCAGCCCCTTCGGAAAGAGACCTTAGTGCATAGTTCAGTCCCTTCAGAAAGAGAGCTTAGTGCATCAAACTATCctattttttaataaaactttAGTATCCTGGGGTATTTCCTTCTTATAATAATGTGTTTTAGTACTATGAAATGTCTTTATTAGATTTCTTGGTTTCATAAAAAGTTAGTAAGAAGACTATTGGGAGATGTGTTCTTTGCTTTTAGGGATCGGCTGAGTTGTCTCTTTGTTTGTTGTGTTCAATATGGTTTCCTTCTTGCTTAGCATGTCTGTGACAGGTGTTAATAGCTGGAATGAAGGGAACTTTAACAATGGTGGAGGTATTAGGTTGTAGACTAGAGATGCTGCTTCTTTTTAAAATCCACATTTATTTTTGTCTTGTGTAGTTAGTGTCCCACAAAGATGTCAGTAAACATTTAAACGCCCATAACTAAGCCAACACATGTCAGTTTCAACGGCGCTCATTGTCTTGCTTTGATAAGAGCACTTGTGTTAGGGTTAAGAAAGCTTATGGATTTTGAGTTCTTGTTTAGCTAGGTCAAATAAAACCTAAGACCCTATTAGTCCTATATTTTGTGTTAAAGTGCAGACAAGA from Nicotiana sylvestris chromosome 12, ASM39365v2, whole genome shotgun sequence encodes the following:
- the LOC104228355 gene encoding transcription factor TCP2-like yields the protein MEIEEIQTQDCKFPRISYQDEEDDIGEVKKSSFGDIGKLYGWPSSRIVRVSRASGGKDRHSKVWTSKGLRDRRVRLSVNTAIQFYDLQDRLGCDQPSKAVEWLLKAAAPSIAELPPLEGFPDAQQLSDEKRSSAGVEPGFDSADVEMDDDDPNYHQQQQQQQPCSSNSETSKGSGLSLSRSESRIKARERAKERAVEKEKEKENESSIVAHHHQNMHHSSSFTELLAGGMNNNNNNSSNNNSNTSPIHQNTARQWSTNPLEYFTSGLLGPSSTRAIDNSTGFSGQVYLGNPLQPLIAVSSPMFSISGDHQPELQHFPFGGNNLAPVVTANGESNSHSNTSNEYNLNFSISRGTLQSNSSSTSPSILPHHFQRFSPIDGSQNLFLGTTMATAAAAPNAAALYDAPLQLFYGNGYDHSDQKGKGKN